GAACTCGAGCGCCGCGCTGCCACCGCTGCCCACTGGAAAGAGCAGGACTACCAGCGCCTCTTCGAGTCCGGCACTCGGCGCCTCGCCTTGGTGCTGGAGGAGGAAGGGAAGGTCTGCGCCTTCCTTGTCGGCCGCGACCTGGGTGAGGAGTGGGAGATCGAGAACGTGGCCGTCGCCGGCCCGGCGCGCCGCCGCGGCCTGGGCACGCGCCTCCTGGGCGAATGGCTTGACCGCGCCCACGCCCACGGGGCGCACAGCGTCTTTCTTGAGGTCCGCGAGTCCAACCGCGCCGCCCGTGCTCTCTACGAGAAGTGGGCCTTCCTCGAAAGCGGCCGCCGCAAGTCCTACTACCACGACCCGGAAGAAGACGCCCTGGTCTACCGCCTTACTTTTCCACAGGCGACCGAAATTCCCGTTGAAGGGTAAAATAGCGTGTGGTAGGGTTTTACGGCCAGACCTCGGTAGGAGGTGCACTGGATGGCATCCCAGGTGAGAGATTTGCTCATCACCCAGAGCGAGGAGTTTCGCAAGCTCCTCCAGGAACACTCGCAGTACTCCCAACGCCTCGACACTTTGATCCAGAAGCGGTTCCTCTCTGAAGACGAGAAGCTGGAAGAGGTTCGCCTGAAGAAGTTGAAGCTGCGGCTCAAGGACCAGATGGAGATCCTGGAGCAGCGGTACCGGCGCGATCACCAAGTGGCCTGATCGATCGAGGTTCCCCCAGCCCCCGCCGCAAGGGCGGGGGTTTGCTCTTGCGGCCGCCGCTCCCCTCCTCCCACCAGGAACCCAGAAAGCCAGAGGGCGCGCGAGAAAGCCCGCTATAATCAGGGTGTCCCCTCATGGTTCGAGATGGCATTTATTACGCCTTGGGCGCGCTCGCCGCAGCCGCGGTGGTGAGCTGGGTGGCCAATCCCTGGTGGGCCTTCCCGCCACTGCTGCTGGGAGCGCTCTGCCTGTGGTTCTTCCGCGACCCGGAGCGCAGCATTCCGCGGATCCCAGGGGCCATCGTTTCTCCCGCCGACGGCAAGGTCACCGATGTTTCCACAGTGCAGGTGGAAGGGCAGCCGCGCACCCGCATCAGCATCTTCCTGAGCATCTTCGACGTGCACGTGAACCGCTCGCCCATCGCCGGCGTGATCCGCAGCGCCGAGTACCGCCGCGGTCGCTTCATGAACGCCATGGCCGGCGAATCGGCCGAGCACAACGAGCAGAACGTCGTGACCGTGGAGGGCGCGGGGCAGACCCTGGTGTTCAAGCAGATCGCCGGCGTGATCGCGCGCCGCATCGTCTTCACCAAGCGGGTGGGCGACACCGTGGCCTGCGGGGAGCGAGTCGGCCTGATCAAATTCGGCTCCCGCACCGACGTGCTGCTGGACCCGCGCGCCGCCGTCGGCGTGAAGGTGGGCGACAGGGTCAAAGGAGGCTCCAGCGTGCTCGCCACCCTGCTTCCGGCGGGCGAACCGGAGCTGGCCGGCGCCGCGTCCTACCGGGAAGGAGACGCGTGATCGACACCACCCCCATGCGCCGCGCCGACGACCCCTTGCCGTCCCGCCATCCCCGCAAGGGGATGGCGCTGCTCCCCGGCCTGTTCACCGCCGCCAACATCGCCATGGGCTACTACGCGCTGGTGCAAGCGCTCTTGGGCTCGGTGGCCGAGCCCTGGCACTTTGACAACGCCGCCAAGGCCATCGGCATCGCCGTGGTCCTGGACGGTCTGGATGGCCGCATCGCGCGCCTCACCGGGACCACCAGCGACTTCGGCCGCGAATTCGACTCCCTCGCCGACGTCGTCACGTTCGGCGTGGCCCCCGCCCTGCTGGCCTGGCTCTGGGGATTCCGCCTGCTGCCGCCCATGGCCAACCTGGATCTGCACGCCCGCCTGATCCAGGTCGGCGGCATCGCCAGCTTCGTCTTTCTGATGGCCGGCGCCAGCCGCCTCGCCCGCTTCAATATCCAGCGCAACCCGCAGCCCTCCAATCCCGGCCGCCCCGGCCGCAAGTATTTCGTGGGTATGCCCATCCCCGCCGGCGCCGGCGTGATCGCCGCCATCGTGCACTTTACCTCCGGCGAGCCGGTGGCGCTGTGGTGGCTGGCCGCCACCTGGATCGCGCTGCTGGTAGCGTTGGCCTTCCTCATGGTCAGTACCTGGCGTTTTTACAGTTTCAAGGACATCGACCTGCGCCGTAGCCATCCCTTCCGCAACATCATCCTCATCGGCTTCCTCATCGCCGCCATCTGGTTCTTCTCGCGCTACGTGCTCTTCGCCATCGCGCTGGTGTACATGCTCTCCGGCGTGGTGGCGCGCCTCTTCTACGCGCTGCGCCGCCCCGCAGCCGCGCCCGCCTACGAGGAAGCTTCCCAGCCGCGATGACCGCCCCTGCGAAACCGGGTTCCTCCGGCCGGGCCGGCGTGGCCGGCGGCGGTGGACTGCTGCGCGTGGCCATCGTCGGCGCCGCCACCCTGAAAGGGAAGGAGCTGAAGGAAGTCCTCGAGGCCGGCAGCTTTCCCGCGGTGGATGTGAAGCTGCTCGATGATGACGAGGCGCTGGGCCAGCTCGAATCCGTGGGCGACGAGGCCACCTTCATCCAAAGCGTGCTGCCCGAACACCTGGAGCACGTGGACCTGGCTTTCTTCGCTTCGGAGCCCGCGTTCACGCGCAAACACTGGAACACGGCGCGCAAGACCGGCGCCGCCATCGTGGACCTCTCTTACGTTCTGGAGGACGAGCCGGGCGTGGCCGTGCGCTCGCCCTGGATCGAGCAGGAGCTGGGCGACGGCGCGCCCGCCCCCGAAGCGCGCACGGTTGTGGCCGCCCATCCCGCCGCCACCGTGTTGGCGTTGCTGCTGCTGCGCGCGCAGAAAGCGGGCCGGCTGGAGCGAGCGGTCGCAACCATCTTCGAGCCCGCCTCCGAACACGGCCGCCGCGGTATGGACGAGCTGCATCAGCAGACCGTCAGCCTGCTCTCCTTCCAACCGCTGCCCCGCGAGATCTTCGACGCCCAGGTGGCATTCAATCTGGTGGCCCGCTACGGAGAGAAGGCGGCCCCCACGCTGGAATCTGCTGAGCAGCGCATCCTGGCACATTTCCGCCGGCTGGCGGGGGAGCGCGTGCCCGTGCCTTCCGTGGTGCTTTTGCAGGCTCCCATCTTCCACGGGCATGTGTTTTCCCTTTATGTTGAGACCGAGGGGAAGGTGTCCTGGGGCGAGCTGGCGCGAGTCCTGGAGGGAGAGCACATCCGTGTGCTGCGCGCCCCCGAGGATCCCCCCAGCAACGTGAGCGCCGCCGGTCAGGACCAGGTCCTGCTGATGCTGCGCCAGGACCTGGCGCGCCAGAATGCCTTCTGGCTGTGGGCCGCGGCGGACAATCTCCGAATCAGCGCGCTCACCGCGGTAGACTGCGCCGCCGCGTTGGCGCGCTCTCAGGGGAAGGTGGCATGAGGAAGCTGACGGCGGGCGTCGCGCTCCTGCTGGGGACCCTGGTCTCGGGCTGCGGTTACCACCAGGCCGGCCACGCCGATCGCTTACCCGCCGACGTCCACTCCATCGCCGTCCCCGCCTTCGTCAATCAGACCCAGAGCTACCGGCTGGAGCAACTGCTCACGGCGGCCGTGGTGCGCGAGTTCACCACCCGCACGCAGTACCACATCACTACCCGGCCGGATGAATCTTCCGACGCGGTGCTGCGCGGGGTGGTCACCTCCGCCCAGTTCGCGCCCCTGACCTACGACTCGCAGAGTGGCCGCGCCTCCTCCGGCCTGGTCACCGTCAACCTGCGGGTGCAGTTGCTCGACCGCAAGGGCAAGGTGCTGTGGGAGAACCAGAACTACGTCTTTCGCGAGGAGTACCAGATCTCCAGCGATGTGAACAGCTTCTTCGAGGAGGAGTCGCCGGCGCTGGAGCGCGCCACCCGCGATTTCGCCCGCACCCTGGTCAGCAACATCCTGGAGAACTACTGATGGCGAGCCGCGGCTTCGCGCCCTCCGAGCGCTTCGTCTCCGAGGTCAAGACGCGCAAGCTCGCCCCCGCCTACGTCTTCGTCGGCGATGAGGTGTTCTTCCGCAAGCGCTGCCGCGACGCCATCCTCGAACACCTGGTGCCCGCCGACCTGCGCGACCTCAGCATCTCGGAGATGGACCTGGCCGAATCGACCGTGCAGGAGATGTTGGACCGCGCGCGCACGCCCTCGCTCATGGCGCCCTTCCAGGTGTTTTTCATTCGTGGGGTGAAAGGGCTGTACGGGCGCGGCTCGCATGAGGAGGACTTCGCCGCCATCGCCGCCTACTGCAAGGACCCCAACCCCGACGCGGTGCTCATCTTCCTGGCCGACCACATCTCCATCCCCGCCGACGCCCGCCGCATGGAACTGGCCGACCGCGACCGCTTCGAGCGCATCCGCGAGACCCTGGGCGAGTGCTGCACCATCGTCGAATTGGCGCGCGTGGAAGAGGGCGAGGCGGTGCGCTGGGTCACGGAGACGGCGGCGGCCGGCGACGTCAAGGTCGAGCCCGACGCCGCCCGCGAACTGGTGGATGCCCTGGGCGGCGATCTGATGATGATCGCCAACGAACTGGAGAAGCTCCTGCTCTACGTGGGCGAGAAGAAGCGGGTCACGCTGGGCGACGTCGAGACCATGGTGCTGGCGGCCAAGCAGCGCACCCTCTACGAATTGACCGACGCCATCTCCTCCAAGAACCGTGCCCGCGCCCTGGAGGTCCTCGATGCGATCCTATCGGCGGGCGAGGGCGACGAGGCCGCCATCGGCCATCTCTACATGCTGGCCAAGACCTTCCGCCAGATGTTGGTCATTCTGGAGCGCAACGTGCGCGACTCGCGCGCCATCTGGCAGGCGCTGTGGCAGGGCTTCCGGGTGCCTCCCTTCGCCGCCGAGGACCTCATCCGCCAGGCCCGCCGCTACAAATCGAGGCGGGAGATCACCCGCGCCCTGCGCCTCATTGCCAAGGCCGACCTCGCCTTGCGCTCCAACCCGGCCTCCAAGCGCCTGGTCTTGGAGAACCTGGTGATGGAACTTGCCTCCGAGCCCAAGCCCGTCGAAAGCGGCTGGGAACAGCAGCAGTTGCCGGTGTGAGCATGCAGCCGGGCGACATCGTTTCCCACAACGACATGTGTTCTCGCGAGCGGCGCATGCTGCAGCACGGAATGAACTTCCGCGCTGACACCCACTCGGTTCTTCTGATGAGCCGTCGTCGTGGCGCCCCATACGACGATCAGGTTCTCAAGGAAGGCCGAATCCTCATCTACGAAGGACACGATGTTCCGCGAAGAGGTGGCGTCAAGGATCCCAAGCGTCATGACCAGCCAATGCGGACGCCATCCGGTACCCTGACTCCTAACGGCAAGTTCTACGAAGCGGCACACGCCTTTAAGAGCGGAAAGCACCAACCAGCATTGGTGCGCGTGTACGAGAAGATCAAGGACGGGATATGGACCTATAACGGCGTTTTTCGACTCGTTGACGCCTGGGAAGAAGAAGCCGGCAATAGAAGGGTCTTCAAGTTCCGGCTGGAGATGACCGATCTGGAATTGCCAGCCACCACCCCCGGTGGTTTGGAACTTGAGCACAATCGGATGATTCCGACCACTGTGAAGCTCGAAGTGTACAAGAGGGATAAAGGCCAGTGCGTGTTATGCGGTAGTAAGGACAATCTGCACTTTGACCATGACTATCCCTACTCCAAGGGAGGCACCTCGCTATCCGCCGAGAACATTCGACTGCTCTGCGTCCGTCACAATCTCCAAAAGGGAGCGAAGATTCAGTAGGCAAGGTCGAAGAGCAAACAGAATCGGCAGGCCCCAGGGCCTGCCGTGATCTTCCTGAGAGCTGATGGCTGAGCGCTGACGGCTACTTCGCCGCCAGGGCCTTCAGCCGCGCCTGCAGCCGCGCCTTGTAGCGGTCGGCGGTGTTGTGGTGGATGACGCCCTTCTGGATGGCCTTGTCGATGGCCGAAGTGGTCTCGCGGAAGCGGGCCTCGGCGGCCTTGCGGTCGCCCTTGGCCAGGATCTCGCGGAAGGCGCGCAGTTCCGAGCGCAGCCGGCTCTTGTGGGTGCGGTTGAGGGCGGTGCGCTTCTCCGTCTGCCGCGCCCGCTTCAGCGCTGAAAAATGGCTTGCCATAACGTCCGGGTGTCCTCTGAAGGATTTTGTGGGGAAAACCGAATACGTTATTGTACGGGAAGCCCTATGGCCGGTCAAACCGACGACTGCCTCAGCCGCCTGAAGATCCTCTTCAACTCCACCACTCCGGTGGTGATCATCGAGACCCTGGAGGAGGAGCGCCTGATGTTCCTGGTGCGCAGCGCCTGCTCCGAGCTGGATCTGCCGCTGTTCGAATGGAGCATCGCGACCGGCCTGGTGCGCTCCGGGTCGAACGCCCCGGTGCAGGCTCCGACCGGCCAACGCACTACCCAGACCGACGTGGCCAAGCGCATCGCGGCGGCCCAGGCGGCCCTGGTCCAGGCCAACCTGCCGCCGGTGGACTTCGGCAGCATCGCCGCCGATCCGCCCTCCTCGCAAGGCGCCCCCATCGTGAACACGGCGACCGCCTCCGGCGTGCTGGCTCATCTCGACACCATGACCATCCCCTCGGTCTTCGTACTCAAGGACTTCCATCGTCAGATGGACGACGCCATCGTGGTGCGGCGGCTGCGCGAGGTGGCCCAGGACTTCGCTCACCAGCGGCGCACCATGATCCTGACCGGCCCCAGCGTGACCGTGCCGCCGGAACTCTCGAACCTGGTGGAATACGTGGACCTCGCGCTGCCCGACCGCGAGCGCCTGCGGCAGATCATCCAGGAGACCTACAGGCGCCTGGCCGGGATGTATACCCTGAAGTCCGCCCTGGACGAGGAGGGGTGGAATGCGGTCGCCTCCAACCTGCGCGGCCTCACTGAGGAAGAGGCGGAGCGGGCCGTGGCCCAGGTGATCGTGAAGAACTACGGGCTGATGCCTCCCTGCGTCACCGAAGTGCTGGAGGCCAAGAAGGAGATCCTGCGGCGCACCGGGATGCTGGAGTTCGTGGACGTGACCAGCTCCATGGCCTCGGTGGGCGGCCTGGAGAACCTGAAGAAGTGGCTGCAGAAGCGCGCCGGCGCCTTCGCCGACGACGCCCGCAGCTTCGGGCTGGAGCCCCCGCGCGGGCTCATCATCATGGGGGTACAGGGCTGCGGCAAGAGCCTGTGCGCCCGCTCCATCGCCGGCGAGTGGAAGCTGCCCCTGGTCCGCTTCGACAGCGCCGCCGTCTTCGACAAGTACATCGGCGAGACCGAGAAGCGGATCAAGAAGCTCTTCGACGTTGCCGAAGAGCTTTCGCCCTGCGTGCTCTGGATCGA
The DNA window shown above is from Terriglobales bacterium and carries:
- a CDS encoding LptE family protein, giving the protein MRKLTAGVALLLGTLVSGCGYHQAGHADRLPADVHSIAVPAFVNQTQSYRLEQLLTAAVVREFTTRTQYHITTRPDESSDAVLRGVVTSAQFAPLTYDSQSGRASSGLVTVNLRVQLLDRKGKVLWENQNYVFREEYQISSDVNSFFEEESPALERATRDFARTLVSNILENY
- the holA gene encoding DNA polymerase III subunit delta, with product MASRGFAPSERFVSEVKTRKLAPAYVFVGDEVFFRKRCRDAILEHLVPADLRDLSISEMDLAESTVQEMLDRARTPSLMAPFQVFFIRGVKGLYGRGSHEEDFAAIAAYCKDPNPDAVLIFLADHISIPADARRMELADRDRFERIRETLGECCTIVELARVEEGEAVRWVTETAAAGDVKVEPDAARELVDALGGDLMMIANELEKLLLYVGEKKRVTLGDVETMVLAAKQRTLYELTDAISSKNRARALEVLDAILSAGEGDEAAIGHLYMLAKTFRQMLVILERNVRDSRAIWQALWQGFRVPPFAAEDLIRQARRYKSRREITRALRLIAKADLALRSNPASKRLVLENLVMELASEPKPVESGWEQQQLPV
- the rpsT gene encoding 30S ribosomal protein S20, which produces MASHFSALKRARQTEKRTALNRTHKSRLRSELRAFREILAKGDRKAAEARFRETTSAIDKAIQKGVIHHNTADRYKARLQARLKALAAK
- a CDS encoding phosphatidylserine decarboxylase, producing the protein MVRDGIYYALGALAAAAVVSWVANPWWAFPPLLLGALCLWFFRDPERSIPRIPGAIVSPADGKVTDVSTVQVEGQPRTRISIFLSIFDVHVNRSPIAGVIRSAEYRRGRFMNAMAGESAEHNEQNVVTVEGAGQTLVFKQIAGVIARRIVFTKRVGDTVACGERVGLIKFGSRTDVLLDPRAAVGVKVGDRVKGGSSVLATLLPAGEPELAGAASYREGDA
- the rimI gene encoding ribosomal protein S18-alanine N-acetyltransferase, with translation MNIRPAVIADVPAMLELERRAATAAHWKEQDYQRLFESGTRRLALVLEEEGKVCAFLVGRDLGEEWEIENVAVAGPARRRGLGTRLLGEWLDRAHAHGAHSVFLEVRESNRAARALYEKWAFLESGRRKSYYHDPEEDALVYRLTFPQATEIPVEG
- a CDS encoding phosphatidylcholine/phosphatidylserine synthase, with the translated sequence MIDTTPMRRADDPLPSRHPRKGMALLPGLFTAANIAMGYYALVQALLGSVAEPWHFDNAAKAIGIAVVLDGLDGRIARLTGTTSDFGREFDSLADVVTFGVAPALLAWLWGFRLLPPMANLDLHARLIQVGGIASFVFLMAGASRLARFNIQRNPQPSNPGRPGRKYFVGMPIPAGAGVIAAIVHFTSGEPVALWWLAATWIALLVALAFLMVSTWRFYSFKDIDLRRSHPFRNIILIGFLIAAIWFFSRYVLFAIALVYMLSGVVARLFYALRRPAAAPAYEEASQPR
- a CDS encoding HNH endonuclease, which gives rise to MQPGDIVSHNDMCSRERRMLQHGMNFRADTHSVLLMSRRRGAPYDDQVLKEGRILIYEGHDVPRRGGVKDPKRHDQPMRTPSGTLTPNGKFYEAAHAFKSGKHQPALVRVYEKIKDGIWTYNGVFRLVDAWEEEAGNRRVFKFRLEMTDLELPATTPGGLELEHNRMIPTTVKLEVYKRDKGQCVLCGSKDNLHFDHDYPYSKGGTSLSAENIRLLCVRHNLQKGAKIQ
- a CDS encoding AAA family ATPase, with the protein product MAGQTDDCLSRLKILFNSTTPVVIIETLEEERLMFLVRSACSELDLPLFEWSIATGLVRSGSNAPVQAPTGQRTTQTDVAKRIAAAQAALVQANLPPVDFGSIAADPPSSQGAPIVNTATASGVLAHLDTMTIPSVFVLKDFHRQMDDAIVVRRLREVAQDFAHQRRTMILTGPSVTVPPELSNLVEYVDLALPDRERLRQIIQETYRRLAGMYTLKSALDEEGWNAVASNLRGLTEEEAERAVAQVIVKNYGLMPPCVTEVLEAKKEILRRTGMLEFVDVTSSMASVGGLENLKKWLQKRAGAFADDARSFGLEPPRGLIIMGVQGCGKSLCARSIAGEWKLPLVRFDSAAVFDKYIGETEKRIKKLFDVAEELSPCVLWIDELEKVFAGSAPDSASVDAGVSSRLLGSFLSWMQDRKSPVFVAATSNNVNALPPELIRKGRFDEIFFVDLPNSAERRAIFGLQLARRKRNPADFDLDRLAGASADYSGAEIDAVVQSAMYASFSEHKPMSTQSLLEELKNTVPLSATRAEDIAELRDWARERAVPASLPEGVHPDRLPA
- a CDS encoding Asd/ArgC dimerization domain-containing protein; the protein is MTAPAKPGSSGRAGVAGGGGLLRVAIVGAATLKGKELKEVLEAGSFPAVDVKLLDDDEALGQLESVGDEATFIQSVLPEHLEHVDLAFFASEPAFTRKHWNTARKTGAAIVDLSYVLEDEPGVAVRSPWIEQELGDGAPAPEARTVVAAHPAATVLALLLLRAQKAGRLERAVATIFEPASEHGRRGMDELHQQTVSLLSFQPLPREIFDAQVAFNLVARYGEKAAPTLESAEQRILAHFRRLAGERVPVPSVVLLQAPIFHGHVFSLYVETEGKVSWGELARVLEGEHIRVLRAPEDPPSNVSAAGQDQVLLMLRQDLARQNAFWLWAAADNLRISALTAVDCAAALARSQGKVA